The candidate division KSB1 bacterium genome contains the following window.
GGCGGCATCATCATATCTGCGACCAGAGATTTGACAATGGTACCAAAGGCAGCGCCGATAATGATACCAACAGCCATATCCATGACATTGCCTCTCATCGCGAATTCTTTGAACTCATTAAACAATTTTTTTATCATGTGGTTATCCTGGGTAGGCTATATTTAACTTAAGAGTTTATAACAGGATTTATTAAAATGTCAAGGG
Protein-coding sequences here:
- a CDS encoding MscL family protein; translated protein: MKKLFNEFKEFAMRGNVMDMAVGIIIGAAFGTIVKSLVADMMMPP